One genomic region from Leptolyngbyaceae cyanobacterium JSC-12 encodes:
- a CDS encoding single-stranded DNA-binding protein (IMG reference gene:2510095038~PFAM: Single-strand binding protein family), whose protein sequence is MNVCILMADIIQEPELRYTSDNQTPIVEMLVQFPGVRPEDPPANLKVIGWGNLAQEIQATYHAGDRVVIEGRLSMNTIDRPEGFKEKRAELTAQRLHRLGAGISLESTVTVAAPAAAKENQPASRSNGTSVPRSSSLPKAKASAAKFLTPEPMPEPSMDDIPF, encoded by the coding sequence ATGAACGTTTGTATTTTGATGGCGGATATTATTCAAGAGCCAGAACTTCGATATACATCAGATAATCAAACGCCAATTGTTGAGATGCTAGTGCAGTTTCCAGGTGTTCGACCTGAAGATCCCCCAGCAAACCTTAAGGTGATTGGGTGGGGAAATCTGGCTCAAGAAATTCAGGCAACTTATCATGCGGGCGATCGCGTAGTGATTGAGGGGCGGCTCAGCATGAATACCATTGATCGCCCAGAAGGCTTCAAAGAAAAACGAGCAGAACTCACTGCTCAGCGGCTTCATCGTCTTGGTGCAGGCATTTCTCTAGAATCAACTGTCACTGTTGCAGCTCCTGCCGCTGCGAAAGAGAACCAACCTGCTTCACGAAGTAACGGAACATCGGTACCTCGTTCTAGTAGTTTGCCTAAAGCCAAAGCATCTGCTGCAAAATTTCTTACTCCAGAGCCAATGCCAGAGCCAAGCATGGATGACATTCCATTTTAG